In a genomic window of Agarivorans albus:
- a CDS encoding 50S ribosomal protein L25/general stress protein Ctc → MSNIKLDAELRTDLGKGASRRLRHEEKVPAIVYGAGQQPVSITLEQRHVMKAQEAEAFYSSIITLSVAGEAVDVLVKDMQRHAYKPRVQHIDFQRVDNTKAIHKAVPLHFLNEDSAEAVKNGGKVHHLATEIEVSCLAKDLPEYIEVDVANLELGSSLHISDIALPEGVTSVELAKGEDHDQAVVSITTPKGTSEEASDSEEEATEE, encoded by the coding sequence ATGTCTAACATTAAACTTGACGCTGAACTGCGTACAGACCTAGGGAAAGGTGCGAGCCGCCGCCTACGTCACGAAGAGAAAGTTCCTGCTATCGTTTACGGTGCTGGTCAACAACCTGTATCAATCACTCTTGAGCAACGTCACGTGATGAAAGCTCAAGAAGCTGAAGCATTTTACTCAAGCATCATTACTTTAAGTGTTGCTGGTGAAGCAGTAGACGTATTAGTAAAAGACATGCAGCGTCATGCATACAAGCCACGTGTTCAACACATCGATTTCCAACGTGTTGATAACACTAAAGCTATCCACAAAGCTGTACCTCTGCACTTCCTAAACGAAGATTCTGCAGAAGCAGTTAAAAACGGTGGTAAAGTACATCACTTAGCTACTGAGATCGAAGTTAGCTGTCTAGCTAAAGATCTACCTGAGTACATTGAAGTGGACGTAGCTAACCTAGAACTAGGTAGCTCACTACACATTTCAGATATCGCTCTACCTGAAGGCGTTACCTCTGTTGAGTTAGCTAAAGGTGAAGATCACGACCAAGCAGTAGTATCTATTACTACTCCTAAGGGTACATCTGAAGAAGCTTCTGATTCTGAAGAAGAAGCTACTGAAGAATAG
- the hemA gene encoding glutamyl-tRNA reductase, which yields MTLQVLGINHKSAPVGLREKVAFSPEQVNQALSHAGTQLGVEMVIVSTCNRTELYCNLGEVSCDDVVQWLISYKGLNQQEVLPCLYKYQQQQAVAHLMRVASGLDSLILGEPQILGQIKQAYTESREAGSVGSVLERFFQRAFSVAKQVRTDTDIGVNAVSVAFAAVSLAKQIFDDLSDSKVLLVGAGETIELVAKHLVDQGVNKLMVANRTVSRAKNLADRFGAEVITLNEIPNHLAESDIVISSTASPLPIIGKGMVETALKKRRFQPMFLVDIAVPRDIEEQVGELRDAYLYTVDDLQGIVEQNIASRREAAEQAEFIVETQSEDFMGWLRSLESVTTIRDYRSHSERVRDAAVEKALESLANGKDPTTVIRETAFQLTNKLIHAPTEAINKAGRDGRLEELAVIREAIGLRK from the coding sequence ATGACTCTGCAAGTCTTAGGAATCAATCACAAATCGGCTCCCGTTGGCCTGCGTGAAAAAGTCGCGTTTAGTCCAGAACAGGTTAACCAAGCTTTAAGCCATGCTGGTACTCAGCTTGGTGTGGAGATGGTGATCGTATCAACCTGTAATCGTACCGAGCTTTATTGCAACTTAGGTGAAGTAAGTTGCGATGATGTTGTGCAATGGTTGATTAGCTATAAGGGCTTAAATCAGCAAGAAGTATTACCTTGCCTTTATAAATACCAACAGCAGCAAGCTGTGGCTCATTTAATGAGGGTGGCAAGTGGTTTGGATTCGTTGATTTTAGGCGAGCCGCAAATTCTGGGGCAAATAAAACAAGCCTATACCGAATCTCGTGAAGCGGGGTCTGTAGGTAGCGTATTGGAACGTTTTTTCCAACGCGCTTTTTCTGTTGCTAAGCAAGTGAGAACAGATACCGATATTGGGGTGAATGCGGTGTCGGTGGCTTTTGCCGCGGTAAGTTTAGCCAAACAGATTTTTGATGATTTAAGTGACTCTAAAGTATTGTTAGTGGGAGCCGGTGAAACCATAGAACTGGTTGCTAAACACCTTGTAGACCAAGGCGTAAACAAACTAATGGTGGCTAACCGCACGGTGTCGCGGGCAAAAAACTTGGCCGACCGTTTTGGCGCCGAAGTGATAACCCTAAACGAAATACCTAATCACTTAGCCGAATCCGATATTGTGATTAGCTCCACCGCTAGCCCGTTACCGATTATTGGTAAAGGCATGGTTGAAACAGCACTTAAAAAACGTCGCTTTCAACCGATGTTTTTGGTGGATATAGCTGTACCAAGAGATATAGAAGAACAAGTGGGTGAGCTGCGCGACGCTTACCTTTATACGGTAGATGATTTGCAAGGTATTGTTGAACAAAACATTGCGTCACGCCGAGAAGCAGCTGAGCAAGCTGAGTTTATAGTAGAAACGCAAAGTGAAGACTTTATGGGCTGGTTGCGCTCGTTAGAGTCGGTTACCACCATTCGAGATTATCGTAGCCATAGCGAACGCGTTCGCGACGCTGCTGTTGAAAAGGCCCTTGAGTCTTTGGCAAATGGTAAAGATCCCACAACGGTGATCCGCGAAACTGCGTTTCAGCTAACCAACAAACTTATTCACGCTCCTACCGAAGCCATTAATAAAGCAGGCCGTGATGGCCGACTTGAAGAGCTTGCGGTAATACGAGAGGCCATTGGCCTAAGAAAATAA
- the pth gene encoding aminoacyl-tRNA hydrolase encodes MINDIRLLVGLGNPGPEYAATRHNAGAWLVTQLANNHHVQLKPDSKHFGLTGRIQMAGQEMRLLIPTTFMNLSGKSVASLAKFYRIELEQIMVAHDELDLPPGVARFKKGGGHGGHNGLRDIISKFGNNKDFHRLRIGIGHPGHKDRVSGFVLGKAPKNEQLLIDDAIDEAVRSTDVLLKDGLSKAMNRLHSYKAG; translated from the coding sequence GTGATAAACGATATTCGTTTACTCGTGGGCCTGGGTAATCCAGGCCCCGAATATGCAGCCACCCGCCATAACGCTGGCGCATGGTTAGTCACTCAGCTAGCCAACAATCATCACGTCCAACTAAAACCAGATAGCAAACATTTCGGATTAACCGGCCGCATTCAAATGGCGGGTCAAGAAATGCGTTTGTTAATTCCTACAACGTTTATGAATCTTAGTGGCAAGTCTGTCGCTTCTTTAGCCAAATTCTATCGCATTGAACTTGAGCAGATTATGGTTGCTCATGATGAACTCGATTTACCACCTGGCGTAGCTCGCTTTAAAAAAGGTGGTGGGCATGGCGGCCACAACGGTCTGCGCGATATCATCAGCAAATTTGGCAACAATAAAGATTTTCATCGTTTGCGGATAGGTATTGGACACCCCGGTCATAAAGACCGTGTTTCTGGGTTTGTTCTAGGTAAAGCGCCTAAGAACGAACAACTACTGATTGATGATGCAATTGATGAGGCGGTACGCAGTACCGATGTTTTGCTTAAAGATGGTTTAAGCAAAGCAATGAATCGATTACACAGTTACAAAGCGGGCTAA
- the ispE gene encoding 4-(cytidine 5'-diphospho)-2-C-methyl-D-erythritol kinase, with protein sequence MTQHPISGPWLSPAKLNLFLYITGQRDNGYHDLQTLFQFIDCCDQLYFQLTDDGVINLESQLDFPAEDNLIVKAARLLQQYCAVSRGVNIKLDKQLPMGGGIGGGSSNAATALLVLNRLWQCDLSLTELAQLGLQLGADVPIFIHGHSAFAEGVGEQIQAVDIDDPWYVVLHPDVHVSTQSVFGHPELPRNTPKRTWQQLLNDNWQNDCQEIVAKVYPEVAQALSWLVEYAPSRMTGTGSCVFAAFATEREALSVLNKRPKNISGFVCKACNQSPLHRQLANEKTLLNTAGF encoded by the coding sequence ATGACTCAACACCCCATTAGCGGTCCTTGGCTTTCACCAGCTAAGTTAAACCTGTTTCTATACATCACAGGTCAGCGCGACAATGGCTACCATGATTTACAAACCCTGTTTCAATTCATTGACTGTTGTGACCAGCTTTATTTTCAGCTAACAGACGATGGCGTAATTAATTTAGAAAGCCAACTAGATTTCCCAGCCGAAGATAACTTAATTGTAAAAGCTGCGCGTTTGCTACAGCAATACTGCGCTGTTAGCCGAGGCGTCAATATTAAACTAGACAAACAACTGCCCATGGGCGGTGGTATTGGTGGTGGCTCTTCAAATGCTGCAACGGCCTTATTGGTGCTAAACCGCTTATGGCAATGCGATTTGAGCTTAACCGAGTTAGCCCAGCTAGGTTTGCAACTTGGCGCCGATGTGCCTATTTTTATTCATGGCCATAGTGCATTTGCCGAAGGTGTAGGAGAGCAAATTCAAGCAGTAGACATTGATGATCCTTGGTACGTTGTTTTGCATCCCGATGTACATGTTTCTACGCAAAGTGTATTTGGTCACCCAGAGTTGCCAAGAAACACGCCTAAAAGAACATGGCAGCAGCTTTTGAACGATAATTGGCAAAATGATTGCCAAGAAATTGTGGCTAAAGTTTATCCGGAGGTTGCACAAGCTCTTAGCTGGTTGGTAGAATACGCGCCGTCGAGGATGACAGGAACAGGTTCATGTGTTTTTGCCGCCTTTGCAACAGAGCGTGAAGCCTTGTCAGTGCTGAATAAACGCCCTAAAAACATTTCTGGTTTTGTGTGTAAAGCCTGTAACCAATCGCCGCTTCATCGGCAGTTGGCTAACGAAAAAACACTCTTAAACACAGCAGGTTTTTAA
- the prfA gene encoding peptide chain release factor 1, whose translation MKASILSKLETLQERYQEVQVLLGEPDIISDQDKFRGLTKEYSQLEEVVNCFTAYQQAQENLESANEMLQDDDPEMREMAEMEIDEAKQSMETLSEELQLLLLPRDPNDSRSVFLEIRAGAGGDEAAIFAGNLFRMYSKFSESQGWRMTIMSCNESEQGGYKELIAKIDGEDVYRLMKFESGGHRVQRVPETESQGRIHTSACTVVIMPEIPEAEQIEINPGDLRVDTFRASGAGGQHVNKTDSAIRITHIPSGVVVECQEERSQHKNRAKAMSVLSSRLQAAEDEKRRAEETGMRRELVASGDRSERIRTYNYPQGRVSDHRINLTLYRLNDILEGELLALLDPILQEYQADQLAALAEGEG comes from the coding sequence ATGAAAGCGTCAATTTTATCCAAACTTGAAACCTTGCAAGAGCGTTATCAAGAAGTTCAGGTTTTGCTGGGCGAGCCAGACATTATTTCTGACCAAGACAAGTTTCGCGGATTAACCAAAGAATACTCTCAGCTTGAAGAAGTGGTAAATTGTTTTACTGCCTACCAACAAGCTCAAGAAAATTTAGAGTCAGCAAATGAAATGCTACAGGACGACGATCCTGAAATGCGTGAAATGGCTGAGATGGAAATTGACGAAGCTAAACAAAGCATGGAGACCTTATCGGAAGAGCTTCAGCTATTGTTGTTACCTCGTGACCCTAACGATTCTCGCAGTGTTTTCTTAGAAATTCGTGCCGGTGCCGGTGGCGATGAAGCTGCCATTTTTGCTGGTAACCTATTTAGAATGTACAGCAAGTTCTCTGAGAGCCAAGGTTGGCGCATGACTATTATGTCGTGTAACGAAAGCGAACAGGGCGGCTACAAAGAGCTTATTGCTAAAATTGACGGTGAAGACGTATACCGTTTGATGAAGTTTGAGTCAGGTGGTCACCGCGTACAACGCGTACCTGAAACTGAATCGCAAGGGCGTATTCATACCTCGGCTTGTACTGTGGTAATCATGCCAGAAATTCCAGAAGCTGAACAAATTGAGATTAATCCCGGTGATCTGCGGGTTGATACTTTCCGTGCATCGGGCGCGGGTGGTCAGCACGTAAACAAAACTGACTCGGCAATTCGTATTACCCACATTCCAAGTGGCGTAGTAGTGGAGTGTCAGGAAGAACGTTCGCAACATAAAAACCGCGCTAAAGCGATGTCGGTATTGTCATCTCGTTTACAAGCTGCAGAAGACGAAAAACGCCGTGCAGAAGAAACTGGTATGCGCCGCGAGTTGGTAGCCAGTGGTGACCGTAGTGAGCGTATTCGTACCTATAACTACCCGCAAGGGCGCGTGAGCGACCACCGCATCAACTTAACCTTGTACCGCTTAAACGACATTCTTGAAGGTGAGCTATTGGCCTTGCTTGACCCAATTTTGCAAGAATACCAAGCCGACCAACTTGCTGCCTTAGCAGAAGGTGAAGGCTAA
- the lolB gene encoding lipoprotein insertase outer membrane protein LolB — translation MRHLAALFILVLGLSACTSPPPITTQNSEWDQHLSELQQIKNWQLSGKIAFINDNERQAANLFWQQNNNKSVLRINGPLGMQGIELHYQPGKVWVKTKDEEYQGSDAQLLVYRLTGWQVPVEQLPSWLLGIPTQNDYQLNAQNRLAEFTTEEQWQIDYLNYGQYNQHTLPRQLTLRSADNLLKLNIHKWQINDSTPH, via the coding sequence GTGCGTCATCTAGCTGCTCTATTCATTTTGGTACTTGGCCTTAGCGCATGTACTTCTCCTCCGCCTATTACTACGCAAAACAGTGAATGGGACCAGCACCTAAGCGAACTTCAACAGATAAAAAATTGGCAACTTAGTGGCAAAATAGCCTTTATCAATGACAATGAAAGGCAAGCCGCTAACCTATTCTGGCAACAAAACAACAATAAAAGTGTACTGCGTATTAATGGGCCACTTGGCATGCAAGGCATCGAGTTGCACTACCAGCCAGGTAAAGTATGGGTAAAAACCAAAGATGAAGAGTACCAGGGCAGCGATGCGCAATTGTTAGTTTACCGTTTAACCGGTTGGCAAGTACCGGTAGAGCAGCTGCCTTCTTGGTTGCTTGGCATTCCAACTCAAAATGATTACCAGCTTAATGCTCAAAACCGTTTAGCCGAATTCACCACCGAAGAGCAATGGCAGATTGATTACTTAAACTATGGGCAATATAACCAACATACCCTGCCCCGTCAGCTAACACTTCGCTCGGCCGACAACTTACTAAAACTGAATATTCACAAATGGCAAATTAATGACTCAACACCCCATTAG
- the prmC gene encoding peptide chain release factor N(5)-glutamine methyltransferase: MPSIIEAQQWAKQQLAGGESPKVDAKVILQHVLQCNQTYLLTWPERALSAEQWQLYQTLVTKRVAGEPVAYVIGEREFWSLSLKVSPATLIPRPDTEVLVEQALKKVLNHADTHIVDLGTGTGAIALALASELPKAEVFASDLHEDAVNLAKYNASELGLSRVQVKQGSWFSPFVGQKFDLVVSNPPYIDPADPHLSQGDVRFEPSSALTAEQHGLADIDHIASQAPSYLKAGGWLLLEHGFDQKGAVQQLLTAKGFVEVFTEQDYGGMDRVTGGRIKE; this comes from the coding sequence TTGCCCAGCATTATTGAGGCTCAGCAATGGGCCAAGCAGCAACTTGCAGGTGGTGAATCCCCTAAGGTTGATGCCAAGGTCATTCTGCAACATGTATTGCAATGTAACCAAACCTATTTGCTCACTTGGCCCGAAAGGGCCTTAAGTGCAGAGCAATGGCAGCTTTACCAAACACTAGTGACTAAACGCGTGGCCGGTGAACCCGTGGCTTACGTTATCGGTGAGCGAGAGTTTTGGTCTTTATCGTTAAAAGTGTCACCTGCAACTTTGATCCCGCGCCCAGATACCGAAGTTTTAGTTGAGCAAGCACTAAAGAAAGTGCTTAACCACGCCGATACCCATATAGTTGACCTAGGAACCGGCACTGGAGCAATAGCGCTAGCCTTAGCTAGCGAACTACCAAAAGCGGAAGTATTTGCCAGCGACCTACATGAAGATGCAGTAAACTTGGCTAAGTACAATGCGAGTGAGTTAGGTTTATCGCGGGTTCAGGTTAAACAAGGATCTTGGTTTAGTCCTTTTGTGGGGCAGAAGTTTGATTTAGTGGTGAGTAATCCGCCTTATATCGACCCGGCTGATCCACATTTGTCGCAGGGCGATGTGCGCTTTGAGCCAAGCTCAGCATTAACCGCAGAGCAGCATGGTTTAGCAGATATCGACCATATTGCGAGTCAGGCGCCAAGCTATTTAAAAGCCGGTGGTTGGTTATTGCTAGAGCACGGTTTCGACCAAAAGGGTGCAGTACAACAGCTGCTCACTGCCAAGGGGTTTGTTGAGGTGTTTACCGAGCAAGACTATGGCGGTATGGATCGCGTTACCGGTGGCCGTATTAAAGAATAA
- a CDS encoding SirB1 family protein, with amino-acid sequence MIFRILGIEEEISGQPMVLVRKTLHRLWLDWLKLNPLEEKVELRFEQLKKLFYVDLGFTSDWQAYYHSQNLLIGESLSRRCGNATSLAMLLHYFARKLDIECHAIEFPAQTILAFKMSQRFVYFDACNGEECSLAQLEVIHRGHKGNLARLSQDDLEPISSAQMTERWLAELKSACLREDDFEIALRVSQVLLRLKPGDPHEMRDRGFIYQQLDCNNVAINDFEYFIEQCPDDPLSKILKVQIHSMDSQPAILH; translated from the coding sequence GTGATTTTTCGAATTTTAGGTATTGAAGAAGAAATCTCTGGGCAGCCTATGGTGCTGGTACGTAAAACCTTGCATCGACTATGGTTAGATTGGCTCAAACTTAACCCTCTAGAAGAGAAGGTTGAGCTGCGCTTTGAACAGCTTAAAAAGCTGTTTTATGTCGACTTAGGCTTTACCAGTGATTGGCAAGCTTACTATCACAGTCAAAATTTGTTGATAGGTGAGTCGCTTAGTCGACGCTGCGGCAATGCAACCAGCCTTGCGATGTTATTGCATTACTTTGCCCGTAAATTGGATATTGAATGCCACGCTATTGAGTTTCCCGCCCAAACTATTCTCGCTTTTAAAATGTCGCAGCGCTTTGTTTATTTTGATGCCTGTAATGGTGAAGAGTGCAGTTTAGCGCAGCTCGAAGTTATTCATCGAGGTCACAAAGGTAATCTGGCTCGTTTATCGCAAGATGACTTAGAACCTATTTCTTCAGCACAAATGACCGAGCGTTGGTTAGCAGAGCTTAAGAGTGCTTGTTTACGTGAAGATGACTTTGAAATAGCGTTGCGGGTTTCTCAAGTATTACTACGCTTAAAGCCTGGCGACCCGCATGAAATGCGCGACCGTGGTTTTATTTATCAACAGTTGGATTGCAACAACGTTGCAATTAACGACTTTGAATATTTTATTGAACAGTGTCCCGATGACCCCTTATCGAAGATACTAAAGGTGCAGATCCACTCGATGGATTCGCAACCTGCAATTTTGCATTAA
- the kdsA gene encoding 3-deoxy-8-phosphooctulonate synthase, whose amino-acid sequence MQQKIVNIGKIDVANDAPFTLFAGMNVLESRDLAMRIAEHFVEVTNKLGIPYVFKASFDKANRSSIHSYRGPGMEQGLRLLEEIKQQFSIPVITDVHEVAQAAPVAEVADVIQLPAFLARQTDLVEAMAKTGAVVNVKKPQFLSPSQMGNIVDKFAECGNEKIILCERGSNFGYDNLVVDTLGFGTMKKVSKGSPVIFDVTHALQCRDPLGAASGGRREQVGELAKAGMATGLAGLFLEAHPDPDNAQCDGPSALPLSKLEPFLTQIKALDDLVKSFAELDTHSK is encoded by the coding sequence ATGCAGCAAAAAATCGTTAATATCGGCAAAATAGATGTGGCTAACGATGCGCCATTTACCTTGTTCGCTGGTATGAATGTATTGGAGTCTCGTGACTTGGCAATGCGCATTGCCGAGCACTTTGTAGAAGTGACCAACAAGCTAGGCATTCCCTACGTTTTTAAAGCGTCTTTTGATAAAGCCAATCGCTCTTCTATTCATTCTTATCGTGGTCCAGGCATGGAACAGGGCCTGCGTTTATTAGAAGAGATTAAACAACAGTTCTCTATTCCTGTTATCACCGATGTGCATGAAGTGGCACAAGCCGCACCCGTGGCCGAAGTTGCTGATGTTATTCAACTACCTGCATTTTTGGCGCGCCAAACAGACTTAGTGGAAGCAATGGCAAAAACCGGTGCGGTAGTAAACGTTAAAAAACCTCAGTTTTTAAGCCCTTCGCAAATGGGCAATATCGTTGATAAGTTTGCTGAATGTGGCAACGAAAAAATCATTTTATGTGAGCGTGGTAGTAACTTTGGTTACGATAACCTTGTGGTAGATACCTTAGGTTTTGGCACCATGAAAAAAGTCAGCAAAGGTTCACCGGTTATTTTTGATGTGACTCATGCTCTGCAATGCCGTGATCCACTGGGTGCTGCATCGGGTGGTCGCCGTGAGCAAGTTGGTGAGTTAGCTAAAGCTGGCATGGCAACTGGTCTTGCGGGCCTGTTCTTGGAAGCTCATCCTGATCCAGACAACGCGCAGTGTGATGGTCCAAGTGCCTTGCCTTTGTCTAAGTTAGAACCGTTCCTAACTCAAATTAAAGCCTTGGATGATTTGGTTAAGTCCTTTGCTGAGCTAGATACCCACTCAAAATAA
- the ychF gene encoding redox-regulated ATPase YchF, translating to MGFKCGIVGLPNVGKSTLFNALTQAGIEAANFPFCTIEPNTGVVPVPDERLDALAAIVNPQRILPTTMEFVDIAGLVAGASKGEGLGNKFLANIRETDAIGHVVRCFENDNIVHVSGKVDPAEDIDTINTELALSDLDTCEKAQIRVAKKAKGGDKDAKFEAEVLVKVQAHLEADLMLRSLELSKEEKAAIAYMNFLTAKPTMYIANVNDDGFENNPYLDKVKEIAASENAVVVAVCAEIEGEIAELDAEEKAEFMEEMGLEEPGLNRVIRAGYELLDLQTYFTAGVKEVRAWTVPVGATGPQAAGKIHTDFEKGYIRAEVVGYDDYIEHQGEAGAKTAGKWRQEGKTYVVKDGDVIHFLFNV from the coding sequence ATGGGATTTAAATGTGGCATCGTTGGTTTGCCAAACGTAGGCAAGTCGACCCTTTTTAACGCTCTGACGCAAGCCGGCATTGAAGCTGCTAACTTTCCATTTTGTACTATTGAGCCAAACACCGGCGTAGTACCGGTTCCTGATGAGCGCCTAGACGCCCTAGCAGCCATTGTTAACCCACAGCGTATTCTTCCAACCACCATGGAATTTGTGGACATTGCAGGTTTGGTTGCCGGCGCTTCTAAAGGTGAAGGCTTAGGTAATAAATTCTTAGCTAATATTCGTGAAACCGACGCGATTGGCCATGTTGTTCGTTGTTTTGAAAACGACAACATCGTTCACGTGTCTGGCAAGGTTGATCCTGCAGAAGACATCGACACCATTAACACCGAGTTAGCGTTATCTGATTTAGATACCTGCGAAAAAGCGCAAATCCGCGTTGCTAAGAAAGCCAAAGGTGGCGATAAAGATGCCAAATTTGAAGCAGAAGTATTAGTAAAAGTACAAGCGCATTTAGAAGCAGACTTAATGCTACGTAGCTTAGAGTTAAGCAAAGAAGAAAAAGCGGCCATTGCTTACATGAACTTCTTAACTGCTAAGCCAACCATGTACATTGCAAACGTAAATGACGATGGTTTCGAGAACAATCCTTACTTAGACAAAGTAAAAGAGATTGCAGCAAGCGAAAACGCAGTAGTAGTAGCCGTTTGTGCTGAAATTGAAGGCGAAATTGCCGAGCTTGACGCCGAAGAAAAAGCCGAATTCATGGAAGAAATGGGCCTAGAAGAACCAGGTCTAAACCGGGTAATTCGCGCAGGTTACGAACTACTAGACTTACAAACCTACTTTACTGCGGGTGTAAAAGAAGTTCGCGCTTGGACCGTACCCGTTGGTGCTACAGGCCCGCAAGCAGCCGGTAAAATCCATACCGATTTTGAGAAAGGCTATATTCGCGCAGAAGTGGTTGGTTACGACGACTACATTGAGCACCAAGGTGAAGCCGGCGCTAAAACAGCGGGTAAATGGCGCCAAGAAGGTAAAACTTACGTAGTAAAAGACGGTGATGTGATTCACTTCTTATTTAACGTATAA
- a CDS encoding ribose-phosphate pyrophosphokinase: protein MPDMKLFAGNATPELAQRIADRLYTTLGDISVGRFSDGEISVQINENVRGGDIFVVQSTCAPTNDNVMELIVIVDALRRASAGRITAVIPYFGYARQDRRPRSARVPITAKVVADFLSSVGVDRVLTVDLHAEQIQGFFDVPVDNAFGSPVLLQDMLDKNLESPVVVSPDIGGVVRARAVAKMLNDSDLAIIDKRRPRANVAQVMNIIGDVDGRDCIMVDDMIDTGGTLCQAAAALKAKGAKRVFAYATHPVFSGNAANNITESALDEVIITDSIPLTEEMRNVEKVRQLSLAPMLAEAIRRVSNEESISAMF, encoded by the coding sequence GTGCCAGACATGAAACTCTTCGCCGGTAACGCCACGCCCGAACTTGCCCAGCGTATTGCTGACCGCCTCTATACCACCCTAGGTGATATTTCAGTAGGTAGATTCAGTGATGGCGAGATTAGTGTACAAATCAATGAAAACGTTCGTGGTGGAGACATCTTTGTTGTCCAATCCACTTGCGCTCCAACAAACGACAACGTGATGGAGCTGATTGTTATCGTTGATGCTCTACGTCGTGCCTCTGCGGGTCGTATTACTGCAGTAATCCCTTACTTTGGCTACGCTCGTCAAGACCGTCGCCCACGCAGCGCGCGTGTGCCAATTACCGCAAAAGTAGTGGCAGATTTCCTATCAAGTGTAGGTGTTGACCGCGTACTAACTGTTGATCTTCATGCTGAGCAAATTCAAGGCTTTTTCGACGTACCAGTTGATAACGCTTTTGGTAGCCCAGTATTACTACAAGACATGCTAGACAAGAACCTAGAGTCTCCAGTAGTTGTATCACCAGACATCGGCGGTGTTGTACGTGCGCGTGCAGTAGCTAAAATGCTAAACGACAGCGACTTAGCGATTATCGACAAACGTCGTCCTCGCGCTAACGTGGCTCAAGTTATGAACATTATTGGCGATGTTGATGGCCGTGACTGCATCATGGTTGATGACATGATCGATACTGGTGGCACACTTTGTCAGGCAGCTGCAGCACTTAAAGCAAAAGGCGCTAAGCGCGTATTTGCTTATGCTACTCACCCAGTATTTTCTGGTAATGCTGCAAACAATATTACCGAATCAGCACTAGATGAAGTGATTATCACTGACTCTATTCCGCTAACTGAAGAAATGCGTAATGTTGAGAAAGTTCGTCAATTGTCGCTTGCACCAATGCTAGCAGAAGCCATTCGTCGCGTAAGTAACGAAGAGTCTATCTCTGCAATGTTCTAA